Genomic DNA from Amycolatopsis alba DSM 44262:
CGCCCACTGCCGGAGCCGCTCACCTCCCCCAGCGCGCGGTGAAACCCGCGCAGCTGCCACTGGCCGTCGCGGAGTTCACCGGACGGGACTCGGAGGTCACCCGGCTCATCGCGCACGCCCGCGCCGGGTCGATCTCCGCACTGGCGGGGCAGGGCGGAGTGGGCAAGACCGCGCTGGCGCTGCGAGTGGCGCACGAGCTGGCGGCGGAGTTCCCGGACGGGCAGCTCTACGTCAACCTCGGCGGCGCCCGACCCGGACCACTGGAGCCGGGGCGAGCGCTGGTCGGACTGCTCTCCGCGCTCGGGGTGCCGAGCGGTCGCCTGCCGGACGGGCTGGAGGAACGTTCGGCGCTGTTCCGCAGCCTGCTCGCGGACCGCCGCGTCGTCATGCTGCTGGATGACGCGGCGGGCGAAGCGCAAGTGCGTCCCCTGCTGCCGGGAACACGTTCGGTGGCCGTGCTGGTGACCAGCAGGACTTCGTTGCTGGGCCTGGAAGGCACCCGCCACCTCCGGCTGGACGTGCTCACCCCCGCGCAGGCGGTCGGGCTGCTGGGCAAGGTGGCCGGGGCCGCCAGGATCGGCGACGAACCGGAAGCAGCCGCGGAACTGGCCGGGCTGTGCGGCCACTTGCCGCTGGCCGTCCGCGTGGCGGCGGCCAAGCTCGTCGCCCGGCCACGCCTGACCGTTTCGCAGCTCGTCCGGCGGCTCTCCGACGAACGACGGCGCCTGGACGAGCTCGTGGCGGGCGATCTGGCCGTGCGAGCCAGTCTGCGGCTGAGCTACCAGGGGCTGACCCCGCGGCTGCGCCACGCGTTCCGGACCTTCGCGCTGCTCGGGGTGCCCGACTTCGCCTCGTGGGCGGGTGCGGCGATGCTCGGGGTATCCGCGGAGGAGGCGGAGGAACTGCTCGAAGCCCTTGTCGACGTCCATCTGATCGAAGTGTCCTATGTGGACGCGACGGGATGGGCGCGGTACCGGTTCCACGACCTCACCCGGTTGTTCGCCAGGGAATGCGCGTTCGCGGAGGACGACGAGGCGGTCCGCGCGGAATCCCTGCGCCGGGCGATCGGCTGCTGGCTCGCGCTCGCAGGCGAGGCGGACCGGCGACTCCCCTGCCAGGTGCTGGACCTGATCGGCGGGCCCGTGCCCCGGCCCGAGCTGACCGAGGGCTGCACCCGTGAGCTGCTCGCCGATCCGATCGCGTGGTTCGATGCCGAACGCGCGTCCCTGCTCGTGCTGGTGCAGGATGCCGCCGAAGCCGCTTGCCCGGCGCCCGCCTGGGAAGCGGCCCAGGTCGCCGCCGGGTACCTCGCGATCAGGAACCTGCGCGACGAATGGGCCGAGACCAACCGGCCCGCGCTGCGGGCGAGCACCGCTGCGGGCGACCGACTCGGCGAGGCGGTGATGCTGCGCGGACTCGCCCTGCACATCCTCCCGGTGGACCACCGAGCGGCACACGAGCACGCGGCCGAGGCGCAGCGGCTTTTCGCCGGACTCGGCGACCGCCGGGGCCAGGCGGACGCACTGCGGCTGCGCGGCGCGGCCCTCCGCCTCGCACAGCGATGGGACGAAGCGCTGGAATGCCTGCGGGAGGTGGACGAGGCCGCGCGCGGCGAAGCGTGGGTGAGCACGGTGAGCGCGTCGATCCTGATGGCACTCATCCACCGCGACGCCGGCCGGCTCGACGAGGTCGCGCCATGTTTGCGCCGGTCGAGGGAACTGGCCCGGCGGCTCGGGGACGAGCCGAGTGAGGCGTTCGCCTGGCTGCTCGAAGGTTCGGTGCTCAGCACCCAGGACAAGACCGACGACGCGGTCTCCGCGTTCGAACGGGCGCTGGCGCTGTTCCGTGGGCTCGGGCACCGGGCGACCCAGGCCATGACGCTCGTCTACCTCGCCTGCGGCTACACCCGCCAAGGTGACGAGCGGGCCCAATCCCTGCTCGACGAGGCCCTGCGGTTGTCGAAGGACCGCCGTCGCGAGCCGACCGGTTCGATGGCGGTCGGCTCACTGGTCCGGTTCGTCTTCCCCAGCTTCGAGTTCGAGCGCGCGCTGGCGGTGCTCGTGGCGACCGTGCGCCGGGACCGGCCAGCCAGCGTGGCCCTGGTGCCCGAACTCTTCCGCGAGCTGGGCGATTCCTACCAGGCGATGGGCGAACCCTCGAAGGCCGACGACGCCTGGGAGCGATCACGCCTGCTCCTGGCGATCCGGCCGTGATCCACGAATCCTGCCACCACCGGAGAACCCGGCTAAAATTCGTATAGCGATAGCCATATTCCGCTATGCGGATGAATATCCCAGCGGGGAGGCACGATGACAGGCTCGCTCGACGGTGTCACGGTGATCGAGGTCGGCGTTTTCCTGGCGGCGCCGTTCGCCACGGCGCAGCTGGCCGATCTCGGCGCCAGGGTGATCAAGGTCGAGTCGCGCGAGGCACGCGACCCGGTCCGCGCCACCGGCCCGTTCGTCGGCGGGGTGAGCAGCACCTTCCTGCGCCTCAACCGGAACAAGGAAGCCGTCGAGCTGGATCTGAAGTCCGAGGACGGCCGGTCGGCGTTCCTCCGGCTGGCCGCCGCCGCGGACGTGGTGGTGGAGAACCTGCGCCCCGGTGCGATGCGACGCCTCGGTCTCGGCCCGGACGAGCTGCTGGCCCGGAATCCCAGGCTGGTTTACGCATCGGCTTCGGGCTGGGGGCAGGACGGTCCGCTGGCCGACCAGCCAGGGCTGGACATCATGGCGCAGGCCCGGTCCGGGCTGATGTCGGTGACCGGCGATCCGGGGGCCGGACCGGCGAAGGTCGGCGTGCCGATCTGCGATCTGACCTGCGGGCTGTACGTGGCACTGGCCGCCACCGCGGCGCTGCGTCACCGCGACCGCACCGGCGAGGGCCAGCACGTGGATGTTTCCCTGCTGGAGTCCGGGGTCTCGCTGGCGGTCTGGGAGGCAGGCCGCTACTTCGCCACCGGCGAGCCGGGTGAACGACACGGCACCGCGCATCAGTCGCAGGCGCCGTACCAAGCTGTCGAGACGGCCGACGGCTGGATCACCGTCGGCGCGATCACGCCGAACACTTGGGCCGCCTTCACCAAGGCGCTCGGCCGGGAGGACCTGTACGACGATCCACGCTACGAAAGCAGCACCTCGCGGCTCGAACTGCGCGGTGAACTGATCCCGGACATCGAGCGCACCACACGGGAGC
This window encodes:
- a CDS encoding AfsR/SARP family transcriptional regulator, whose protein sequence is MLGPVEVVKDGRQVPLGAARLRCVLGLLALDAGRVVPTDRVAEALWGERPPRGQANSIQVTVSKLRRVLAGDAAITRRGQGYLLEVDPGAVDLHRFRSEVARAAALGDGQDVRAEVILADALRLWRGGPLADVDSDLIRHRLVPSLEQEWLTARLDHADVTLRLGGHAKALPELTALARQHPHQQRLAAQLMLALYRDGRPDDALSAYRRLRADLGQHSGLEPSRELRKLHQDILRADPALDPPTAGAAHLPQRAVKPAQLPLAVAEFTGRDSEVTRLIAHARAGSISALAGQGGVGKTALALRVAHELAAEFPDGQLYVNLGGARPGPLEPGRALVGLLSALGVPSGRLPDGLEERSALFRSLLADRRVVMLLDDAAGEAQVRPLLPGTRSVAVLVTSRTSLLGLEGTRHLRLDVLTPAQAVGLLGKVAGAARIGDEPEAAAELAGLCGHLPLAVRVAAAKLVARPRLTVSQLVRRLSDERRRLDELVAGDLAVRASLRLSYQGLTPRLRHAFRTFALLGVPDFASWAGAAMLGVSAEEAEELLEALVDVHLIEVSYVDATGWARYRFHDLTRLFARECAFAEDDEAVRAESLRRAIGCWLALAGEADRRLPCQVLDLIGGPVPRPELTEGCTRELLADPIAWFDAERASLLVLVQDAAEAACPAPAWEAAQVAAGYLAIRNLRDEWAETNRPALRASTAAGDRLGEAVMLRGLALHILPVDHRAAHEHAAEAQRLFAGLGDRRGQADALRLRGAALRLAQRWDEALECLREVDEAARGEAWVSTVSASILMALIHRDAGRLDEVAPCLRRSRELARRLGDEPSEAFAWLLEGSVLSTQDKTDDAVSAFERALALFRGLGHRATQAMTLVYLACGYTRQGDERAQSLLDEALRLSKDRRREPTGSMAVGSLVRFVFPSFEFERALAVLVATVRRDRPASVALVPELFRELGDSYQAMGEPSKADDAWERSRLLLAIRP